A stretch of Sphingomonas sp. JUb134 DNA encodes these proteins:
- the rplO gene encoding 50S ribosomal protein L15, with protein MKLNELTDNQGARHRKMRVGRGIGSGKGKTAGRGQKGQKSREGVSIKGFEGGQMPLHMRLPKRGFNNIFAKDYAEVNLGAIQKLVDAGTLTATDIDHAALKAVGLARGGKDGVRLLGKGELTAKLTFTVAGVSASAREAVEKAGGTVNVIEVVPAAEKAKAKKGQTLAAKKAARA; from the coding sequence ATGAAGCTCAACGAACTCACCGACAACCAGGGCGCCCGTCACCGCAAGATGCGCGTTGGCCGCGGCATCGGCTCCGGCAAGGGCAAGACCGCAGGTCGTGGTCAGAAGGGCCAGAAGAGCCGCGAAGGCGTCTCGATCAAGGGCTTCGAGGGCGGTCAGATGCCGCTCCACATGCGTCTGCCGAAGCGTGGCTTCAACAACATCTTCGCCAAGGATTATGCTGAGGTGAACCTCGGCGCGATCCAGAAGCTGGTGGACGCCGGCACGCTGACCGCGACCGACATCGACCACGCAGCGCTCAAGGCCGTTGGCCTGGCCCGCGGCGGCAAGGACGGCGTGCGTCTGCTCGGCAAGGGCGAGCTGACCGCCAAGCTGACCTTCACCGTCGCCGGCGTGTCGGCTTCGGCCCGCGAGGCAGTCGAGAAGGCTGGCGGCACCGTCAACGTGATCGAGGTCGTGCCGGCTGCCGAGAAGGCGAAGGCCAAGAAGGGCCAGACCCTGGCCGCCAAGAAGGCCGCGCGCGCCTGA
- the rpmD gene encoding 50S ribosomal protein L30, producing the protein MATVKITQTGSPIRRTKDQRATLVGLGLNKMHKTVELNDTPEVRGMIRKVQHMVSVEG; encoded by the coding sequence ATGGCTACCGTGAAGATCACGCAGACCGGTTCGCCGATCCGGCGCACCAAGGACCAGCGCGCGACCCTCGTCGGCCTGGGCCTCAACAAGATGCACAAGACGGTCGAGCTGAACGACACCCCCGAGGTGCGCGGCATGATCCGCAAGGTGCAGCACATGGTGTCGGTCGAAGGCTGA
- the rpsE gene encoding 30S ribosomal protein S5 encodes MADENNQAETPAVEATGAEAGAPQGRGPRGGRGRGGERGRGGRDGNRGRRDDRRNEDGGEELIEKLVHINRVSKTVKGGKRFGFAALVVVGDGKGRVGFGHGKAREVPEAISKATASAKKAMVRVPLKDGRTLHHDGNGHFGAGRVTLRSAPAGTGIIAGGPMRAIFESLGVADVVTKSVGTSNPYNMIRATFEALNEQTSPKSVAQRRGKKIADLLGRGGSQAAEAEAAAVVE; translated from the coding sequence ATGGCCGACGAGAACAACCAGGCCGAAACCCCCGCCGTCGAGGCGACGGGTGCAGAGGCAGGCGCGCCCCAGGGCCGTGGTCCGCGTGGCGGCCGTGGTCGCGGCGGCGAGCGTGGTCGTGGCGGCCGGGACGGCAACCGCGGGCGTCGCGACGATCGTCGCAACGAGGATGGTGGCGAGGAGCTGATCGAAAAGCTCGTCCACATCAACCGCGTTTCGAAGACCGTGAAGGGCGGTAAGCGCTTCGGCTTCGCAGCCCTCGTCGTCGTCGGCGACGGCAAGGGCCGCGTCGGCTTCGGTCATGGCAAGGCGCGCGAAGTGCCGGAAGCCATTTCCAAGGCGACCGCGTCGGCGAAGAAGGCGATGGTCCGCGTTCCGCTCAAGGACGGTCGCACGCTGCACCACGACGGCAACGGCCACTTCGGTGCCGGTCGCGTGACGCTGCGTTCGGCGCCTGCCGGTACCGGCATCATCGCGGGTGGCCCGATGCGCGCCATCTTCGAGAGCCTGGGCGTGGCCGACGTCGTGACCAAGTCGGTCGGCACGTCGAACCCGTACAACATGATCCGTGCGACCTTCGAGGCGCTGAACGAGCAGACTTCGCCGAAGTCGGTCGCACAGCGTCGTGGCAAGAAGATCGCCGACCTGCTGGGTCGTGGCGGATCGCAGGCTGCCGAGGCGGAAGCCGCGGCGGTGGTGGAGTAA
- the rplR gene encoding 50S ribosomal protein L18, with protein sequence MSTKGMSLFEKRRRRNRTALRARSGGRPRLSIHRSGKHIYAQVIDDAEGRTVASASTLEKDVRGQSGANVDAAKAVGQRVAEAAKAAGVTQVVFDRGGFLFHGRVKALAEAARESGLEF encoded by the coding sequence ATGTCTACCAAGGGTATGTCGCTGTTCGAGAAGCGCCGCCGCCGCAACCGTACCGCGCTTCGTGCGCGCTCGGGCGGTCGTCCGCGCCTGTCGATCCACCGTTCGGGCAAGCACATCTATGCCCAGGTCATCGACGACGCCGAGGGCCGCACGGTCGCTTCGGCTTCGACGCTGGAAAAGGACGTGCGTGGCCAGAGCGGCGCGAACGTCGATGCCGCCAAGGCGGTGGGCCAGCGCGTCGCGGAGGCCGCAAAGGCTGCCGGCGTGACGCAGGTGGTGTTCGATCGTGGTGGGTTCCTCTTCCACGGACGCGTCAAGGCGCTGGCGGAAGCCGCGCGCGAGAGCGGATTGGAGTTCTAA
- the secY gene encoding preprotein translocase subunit SecY, with protein MAAASDGLATNLNLAKFGQATELKKRLWFTLGALIVFRMLSYVPLPGIDPTQLGLLANQTQGGVLDFFNTFSGGALTRMSVVALGVMPYITASIVVQLASSLSPQLAAIKKEGESGRKKLNQYTRYGTVALTAVQGYFIAVGLEAFGAQAGAQAVIEPGMTFRIAAVISLIGGTMFLMWLGEQITSRGIGNGISLIIMAGIVAHLPTTLVQLFEGSRSGTLDPLKLVGITVAVIGLVLFICFMERAQRRILIQYPKRQTARGVQADRSHLPLKINTAGVIPPIFASSLLLMPVTITQFAGQAAEGQSWWGDFVISLNQYLQHGSPVYMLLYGAGIIFFSFFYTAVVFNPEETADNLKRYGGFIPGIRPGKNTEAYFDYVLTRITVIGAAYLVILCLLPEYLVSALAIPFYLGGTSLLIVVNVTMDTVTQIQSHLLAHQYGDLIKKAKLKGGRARR; from the coding sequence ATGGCAGCGGCATCCGACGGCCTTGCAACCAACCTGAACCTGGCCAAGTTCGGCCAGGCGACCGAGCTCAAGAAGCGCCTGTGGTTCACGCTGGGCGCGCTGATCGTCTTCCGCATGCTCAGCTACGTGCCGCTGCCGGGGATCGATCCGACCCAGCTCGGCCTGCTCGCCAACCAGACCCAGGGCGGCGTGCTCGACTTCTTCAACACCTTCTCGGGCGGCGCGCTGACGCGCATGTCGGTGGTGGCGCTGGGCGTCATGCCGTACATCACTGCCTCGATCGTCGTGCAGCTCGCCAGCTCGCTGTCGCCGCAGCTCGCCGCGATCAAGAAGGAAGGCGAGTCGGGCCGCAAGAAGCTCAACCAGTACACCCGCTACGGCACGGTCGCGCTGACGGCCGTCCAGGGCTATTTCATCGCCGTCGGGCTTGAGGCGTTCGGCGCTCAGGCTGGCGCACAGGCGGTGATCGAGCCGGGCATGACGTTCCGCATCGCGGCGGTCATCTCGCTGATCGGCGGCACCATGTTCCTGATGTGGCTGGGCGAGCAGATCACCAGCCGCGGCATCGGCAACGGCATCTCGCTCATTATCATGGCGGGCATCGTCGCCCATCTGCCGACCACGCTGGTCCAGCTGTTCGAGGGCAGCCGCTCGGGCACGCTCGATCCGCTCAAGCTCGTGGGCATCACCGTCGCGGTGATCGGCCTCGTCCTGTTCATCTGCTTCATGGAGCGCGCCCAGCGCCGCATCCTGATCCAGTATCCCAAGCGCCAGACCGCGCGCGGGGTGCAGGCGGACCGCAGCCACCTGCCGCTCAAGATCAACACCGCGGGCGTGATCCCGCCGATCTTCGCCTCGTCGCTGCTGCTGATGCCGGTCACCATCACCCAGTTCGCCGGCCAGGCGGCAGAGGGTCAGAGCTGGTGGGGTGATTTCGTGATCAGCCTTAACCAGTATCTCCAGCACGGCAGCCCCGTGTACATGCTGCTCTACGGCGCCGGCATCATCTTCTTCTCGTTCTTCTACACCGCCGTGGTGTTCAATCCGGAAGAGACCGCCGACAACCTCAAGCGCTACGGCGGCTTCATTCCCGGCATCCGTCCGGGCAAGAACACCGAGGCGTATTTCGACTATGTGCTGACCCGCATCACCGTGATCGGTGCGGCCTATCTGGTCATCCTCTGCCTGCTGCCGGAGTATCTGGTCTCGGCGCTCGCTATTCCCTTCTATCTTGGTGGGACTAGCCTTCTGATCGTGGTCAACGTAACCATGGATACGGTGACGCAGATCCAGTCGCACCTGCTGGCGCATCAGTATGGCGACCTGATCAAGAAGGCCAAGCTCAAGGGCGGCCGCGCGCGTCGCTGA
- the rpsN gene encoding 30S ribosomal protein S14: protein MAKLSSINKNERRKQLVKKYAGKYAKLKAQAADTSLDETERLIARLKMAEIPRNGNPTRIRNRCEVTGRPRAYYRKFRLARVMLRDLANRGMIPGVVKSSW from the coding sequence ATGGCGAAACTGAGTTCGATCAACAAGAACGAGCGTCGCAAGCAGCTGGTGAAGAAGTACGCCGGCAAGTATGCGAAGCTGAAGGCGCAGGCAGCGGACACCTCGCTGGACGAGACCGAGCGCCTGATCGCGCGCCTGAAGATGGCCGAGATCCCGCGCAACGGCAATCCGACCCGGATTCGCAACCGCTGCGAGGTCACTGGCCGCCCGCGCGCCTATTACCGCAAGTTCCGCCTCGCCCGCGTGATGCTTCGTGATCTTGCCAACCGCGGCATGATCCCCGGCGTCGTCAAGTCGAGCTGGTAA
- the rplE gene encoding 50S ribosomal protein L5: MADKYTPRMKSIYDDRIVKAMTEKFGYKNALEVPRIEKIVLNMGVGEATQDKKKVEQAASEMELIAGQKPVVTKAKKSIAQFKLREGMAIGCKVTLRRERMYEFLDRFITIALPRVRDFRGLNPKSFDGRGNYACGIKEQIVFPEISYDRVDKVRGMDVIVTTTAKTDDEARELLRLFGFPFPQAQDGEQQKAA, translated from the coding sequence ATGGCTGACAAGTACACGCCGCGGATGAAGTCGATCTACGACGACCGCATCGTCAAGGCGATGACGGAGAAGTTCGGCTACAAGAACGCGCTCGAAGTGCCGCGGATCGAAAAGATCGTGCTCAACATGGGCGTGGGCGAGGCGACGCAGGACAAGAAGAAGGTCGAGCAGGCGGCTTCCGAAATGGAGCTGATCGCCGGCCAGAAGCCTGTCGTCACCAAGGCGAAGAAGTCGATCGCGCAGTTCAAGCTGCGTGAAGGCATGGCGATCGGCTGCAAGGTCACGCTGCGCCGGGAGCGGATGTACGAGTTTCTCGACCGCTTCATCACGATCGCGCTTCCCCGCGTCCGCGACTTCCGCGGCCTGAACCCGAAGTCCTTTGACGGTCGCGGCAACTATGCCTGCGGCATCAAGGAGCAGATCGTGTTCCCGGAAATCAGCTATGACCGCGTCGACAAGGTGCGCGGCATGGACGTGATCGTCACCACCACCGCCAAGACCGACGACGAAGCTCGTGAGCTTTTGCGTCTGTTCGGCTTCCCGTTCCCGCAGGCGCAGGACGGCGAGCAGCAGAAGGCGGCCTAA
- the rpsH gene encoding 30S ribosomal protein S8, protein MALTDPLGDMLTRIRNGQRARKDSVLSPASKLRTRVLDVLQREGYIRGYSEEQMGPAAGVRIELKYFEGQPAIKHVARVSKPGRRVYSGSQELPRVRNGLGITIVSTPRGVLSDAEAREQNVGGEVLAEVF, encoded by the coding sequence ATGGCATTGACCGATCCCCTGGGTGATATGCTCACCCGCATCCGCAACGGCCAGCGCGCGCGCAAGGACTCCGTCCTGTCGCCGGCGTCCAAGCTGCGGACCCGCGTCCTCGACGTGCTTCAGCGCGAGGGCTATATCCGTGGCTACAGCGAAGAGCAGATGGGCCCCGCGGCCGGCGTCCGCATCGAGCTGAAGTATTTCGAGGGTCAGCCGGCGATCAAGCACGTCGCGCGCGTCTCGAAGCCCGGTCGTCGCGTCTACTCGGGCAGCCAGGAGCTGCCGCGCGTTCGCAACGGCCTCGGCATCACGATCGTCTCGACGCCGCGTGGCGTTCTCTCCGACGCCGAAGCGCGCGAGCAGAACGTCGGTGGCGAAGTGCTGGCGGAGGTGTTCTAA
- the rplX gene encoding 50S ribosomal protein L24 — MAAAKIKKGDQVIVLSGKDKGKTGEVVRSMPKDGKVVVSGVNIAVRHRKPTQVNPQGGLERSEAPLHISKVAHVVDGKPTRVRFEERDGKKVRVAVKTGDVING; from the coding sequence ATGGCTGCCGCCAAGATCAAGAAGGGTGACCAGGTCATCGTCCTGTCCGGCAAGGACAAGGGCAAGACCGGCGAAGTCGTCCGTTCGATGCCGAAGGACGGCAAGGTCGTGGTGTCGGGCGTGAACATCGCCGTGCGCCACCGCAAGCCGACCCAGGTCAACCCGCAGGGTGGCCTCGAGCGTTCGGAAGCGCCGCTCCACATCTCGAAGGTCGCGCACGTCGTTGACGGCAAGCCGACCCGCGTCCGCTTCGAAGAGCGCGACGGCAAGAAGGTCCGCGTGGCCGTGAAGACGGGGGATGTCATCAATGGCTGA
- the rplF gene encoding 50S ribosomal protein L6, with protein sequence MSRIGKKAVPVPAGVTANIAGRELSVKGPKGTLSMPLADDIAYEVTDGGISVQPANDTKRARAFWGMQRTLVQNLVTGVTEGFSKKLLITGVGYRAAAQGKVLKLQLGYSHDVNFDIPEGIEVKTPDQTTVEISGIDKQKVGQVAAEIRRWRKPEPYKGKGIKYDGEFIFRKEGKKK encoded by the coding sequence ATGAGCCGCATCGGCAAGAAGGCAGTCCCGGTTCCGGCCGGCGTCACTGCCAACATCGCCGGCCGTGAGCTGAGCGTGAAGGGTCCCAAGGGCACCCTCTCCATGCCGCTCGCGGACGACATCGCCTACGAAGTCACCGACGGTGGCATTTCGGTCCAGCCGGCGAACGACACCAAGCGCGCCCGTGCCTTCTGGGGCATGCAGCGTACCCTGGTGCAGAACCTGGTGACCGGCGTGACCGAGGGCTTCTCCAAGAAGCTGCTCATCACCGGCGTCGGCTATCGTGCAGCAGCGCAGGGCAAGGTGCTCAAGCTGCAGCTCGGCTATTCGCACGACGTGAACTTCGACATCCCCGAGGGGATCGAGGTGAAGACCCCGGATCAGACCACGGTCGAGATCTCGGGCATCGACAAGCAGAAGGTCGGCCAGGTCGCCGCTGAGATCCGCCGCTGGCGGAAGCCGGAGCCCTACAAGGGCAAGGGCATCAAGTACGACGGCGAGTTCATCTTCCGCAAGGAAGGGAAGAAGAAGTGA